The Prodigiosinella aquatilis region CAGAAACAAACCGAGCGGAGCAGGTGTCCGCTCTGTTACGTTATTGGATTTTTTCATAAGGAAATGAATTTTTCACATACCGGGTATAGTAGCGATTTTTGGCACTTGTCGACATGAGTTCTTCATAAATCATGCGCGCCACGCCTTTATACTGATACAAGCTTCCGTTGAGAAACTCTATCTCCAGTGTGCTGGTTTCCGGATCATATCCCACGGAGAACAGTTCTGTTGATGAAACACGTTTGCGTTGCAAAGCCGATAACTCCCTGTTGTTATTAAGCAGCCAATAAACAGACTATATAGCGAGCATGTTACTGGTTGTCTTTTTTTTGGTCAATCTATGGGCATCAGCCACCATTTACCCTGGTTAAAGGGTTAACGTAATACGTTTCCCCCTGATATCCCGCACTATAAATAAACATGGGAAACCAGCAAACTTGAAAGCTCAAGCCCGCTGAACATTCCATGATGCTATTCTGTTACTAATATCAGGGGTAAACAACACCTCACGACTATTTATTGCAAGTATTTAGCGTGAAATCGCAGATGATCTTCAATAAAACTGGCAATGAAATAATAGCTATGATCATAACCGGATTGTGTCCGCAACGTCAGTGGATACCCCTGCTGGCGGGCTACATCATCCAGCCGGGCAGGTTGGAGTTGATCAGCCAGGAACTGGTCGCAATCACCTTGATCCACCAGTATTGGCAAGGTCTCAGTGCTGTTTGCCAACAGGGCACAACTGTCATACTGTTGCCACAACTGTTCATCACTGCCCAGATATGCCGTAAACGCTTTTCTACCCCATGGCGTCCGACAGGGATTGACAATGGGGGCAAAGGCCGACGCCGAGCGATAGCGGCCAGGGTTGCGCAATGCCAACATCAGGGCACCGTGTCCCCCCATAGAATGTCCGCTGATTGACTGATGATCACTGACGTTAAAGTGTTGTTGAATCAGCGCTGGCAGTTCCTGACAGATATAATCATACATCCGGTAATGCGTGTTCCAAGGGGGCTGAATAGCATTGACATAGAAGCTCGCACCTTGTCCAAGATCGTAGCTGTCATCATCTGTTACGTTCTCACCACGCGGGCTGCTATCCGGTACCACCAACACCAGACCCAGTTCCGAGGCAACCCGTTGGGCTCCGGCCTTGATAGTAAAGTTTTCATCCGTACAGGTCAGCCCGGACAGCCAATACAGCACCGGAGGTGGTATATCATCGGACGTCGGCGGTAAGTAGATGCTGAACGTCATGTCGCAATTCAGTGCGGATGAAGCATGACGGTAACGCTGTTGCCAGCCGCCAAAAATACGATGTTCTTCCAGAAGTTCCAGTGACACATTCATTGTTGCGGTGTTCCTCCGATTTAGTCGAAATGGATGACAGAGCGGATGGATTTTCCTTCATGCATTAATTCAAATGCTTGATTGATGTCTTCCAGCTTCATGGTATGGGTAATAAAATCGTTGAGCTGGAATTCACCGTCCAGATAACGCTGCACAATGCCGGGTAGCTGGCTGCGGCCTTTAACACCGCCAAAAGCAGATCCGCGCCATACACGTCCGGTCACCAACTGGAATGGACGGGTAGAAATTTCTTCACCAGCACCCGCCACGCCGATAATCACTGACTCACCCCAGCCCTTGTGGCAGCATTCCAGTGCGGAGCGCATCACATTAACGTTACCGATACACTCAAAAGAGAAATCAACGCCGCCTTCCGTCAGGTCGATAATGACATCCTGAATTGGCTTATCATGATCTTTGGGATTAATCAGGTCGGTAGCACCCAGCTTGCGGGCCAGATCGAATTTACTGGTGTTGACGTCAATCCCGATAATGCGCCCGGCGCCGGCCATTCTGGCACCGATAATCGCTGACAGGCCAATACCACCGAGACCGAAAATCGCCACGCTGTCACCTGGCTGGACTTTCGCCGTGTTTACGACGGCCCCCATCCCTGTGGTTACACCACACCCCAGCAGACAAACTTCCTCCAGCGGGGCTTCCTTGCTGATTTTGGCCAGTGAAATTTCAGCCACCACCGTATGTTCTGCGAAGGTAGAGGTCCCCATATAGTGGAAAATAGGGTTGCCGTCTTTGAAGAAACGCGTCGTCCCGTCCGGCATCAAACCTTTGCCTTGCGTGGCACGAATAGCCTGACACAGATTGGTTTTGCCGGAACGACAAAATTCGCATTCACCACATTCCGGTGTATACAGCGGAATAACGTGGTCGCCAACGGCTACACTGATTACGCCTTCACCGATAGCCTCAACAACACCACCGCCTTCATGTCCGAGGATTACTGGGAACACGCCCTCTGGATCTTTGCCGGAAAGTGTGTAGGCATCCGTGTGACAGACACCGCTGGCAACGATGCGTACCAGCACTTCGCCTTTTTGTGGCGGCATCAAATCCACTTCTTCAACAGAAAGCGGTTGGTTGGGACCCCAGGCGATAGCGGCCCGGGTTTTTATCATTTGCATGGTGAGCTCCTTTATTTTTTTATGGAACATAAGGTTTAAAACGTATCAACGGCTGATTTTGATGCAATGTCTGATCGGGAAACCTTTACCCCTCAGTGGGGGAACTGTTCAATGATCAGTTTCTTCAATGCTTCTACATTAGGGCCGAAAGCTTCCCGACGCCATACCAGCCAAGTGGTGGCTTCAGCCATTTCGACTGGTAGCTCATGCGGTAATACCTGATTCCCCACCGGTAATGTGCCCAGTACGGAACGCGGCACGATGGCCAGACCTGCACCGCCAGCCACGCAGGCCAGCATGGATGAATAGGATGAAACTTCTACAACATTACCATGCGCAATGCCCTGGCTGCGGAACCAGGCTTCCAGTCGACGTCGGTATCCACATCCGCGGCTAAAGGAAAACAAAGTACGGTTCCGTACCTGGCTGGCGTGCGTGATGGTGGGATTCCCCAGGGAAGTAACCAGTACCAATTGTTCGACAAAAACAGCACAGCCATTCAGCGCGTCATCATTTACCGGACCGTTAACCAGCGCGGTGGCCAGTAATCCGGTACGCACGCTATCAAGCAATTCATCTCCAGTACCGGATTCCAGTGACAGGTTGACTTGTGGATACTGTAGGTGAAAGCTCGCCAATAAGGTTGGCAATGGTGTAACAATCAGACTTTCCAGGGCACCAAGCGCGAAATTACCCGCCGGTTTTCCTGTGTGAGTCATCGCGATTGCCTCGTCACTCAGTGCCAGAATGCGCTGGGCATAGCAGAGGAAATTATGCCCCAGTGGTGAAAGACGCAGTCGCTGTTTTTCCCGGATAAACAGATCCTCTCCCAGCTCTTGCTCAAGCTGGCGTAATCGAGTGGTCAGGTTTGATGGCACTCGATGAAGTTGTTCCGCCGCACGGACAACTGAGCTGGTTTCTGCTACCAGGCAAAACATACGCAGTTGAATAAGGTCCATGTCTTCTTTTTACGTCATTAACTTTTGCTTAGTTATTCACTTTCCATGAGTGTAGTGGGTGGGTTACGCCTTGGCAATACATCTTTAATAAAAACGGAATGCTGGTGAGGCCAGTTATCCATCAGTTAAATACTACATGGACGGAAGTTCCATTATCTGGAGACACCACCGCAGGGAATTTGTCGGTATTGCTGATAAGGTTTATTGCCTGCCAGAATTAATTTTTGAAGTTACAATTATTATATTATTGTCTGGATAAATAATTTAAGCGGATAAACATAGTCACCCGTGTTTACAACGTAAAGACTGTGGGTATGGTTACTTGTGATAATAGTTACAATTAATGTGAGGGAATTATCAGGAGTATATCGGTGAAACTGATTTTAGTAACCGCGGGTACTATTTCTTGTTTGTTTATCATGGTCAAATTTCATTCCGCATATCTGATTTAACGATAGTTGATTTGAAAATAAATCGTTCTTACTGTTTAACGGTTTATTCTGTTTTAGATTAAATGAGTTAATGTGTTTATTTAAATAAAAAATTAAAAATTGTTTTAAAACAATAAGTTAATATTAATTTGGTAATAAAAAACGCTTACCAATAACAGAGAATTACCATTGTATAGTGGGTTTTTTAATATTTAGTGAAAAAACGATTAAGAATTTAATTTTAATGCCGATGTATATTTAACAGTTTTCAAGATACAGGAAGATAAAAAGGAAACGAATCCCGGCAAACTAACATAAGTAAGTGATTTTGGTGAATGGACTACGCCAACATGTCGGCAACTGAATAATGCCGGATGTAGAGAATAATACATCATGTTTTTGTATTGGCTTTATCTCATTGTTATTAATTTTTGTGAATATTTTAACAAGTAGTCTGCCTTTTTTCATCAAAGGGTGAGTAGCAAAATATCAAATATTCTAGCGTGTTGGTTATTAAAAGCACAAATAGAAAACGCTGATTAATTATCCGGAGTTACTTATGAATTTTTTAAAAAACATTACCATCAGGGCAATGATGTTAGTTATCCTCGGTTTATTTCTATTACTTTGGGGGGGCGTGTCACTGTTTACCTTTTCTACACTAAGTGACATGAGCTCGTTGCTGGATTTCAGCCAAACGCAGGGAAAAAACTACTCGGTGCTGGTGAAAGGAAACGATCAGTATTTCCGATCTGTGACACGCATGCTAAGAAGCGTTGATTTTTTACAGATTGGTGATACGGATAACGCCCAAAAAACGCTGGATGCGGCGGGTATTGCGATTAAAAATACCAAAGATGCACTTGAGCAATTCAAAGTAGCTCCGCATGAGGGGATTGAACAGCAAACCATTGACACGATGATCTCAGTTTGGTCAGCGTTACTCAATTCCGGCATTGAGCCTATGTACAACGCACTAAAATCTCATCGGATAGATGATTTTCATCAGCTTTTTCGCCAATCCTACCCTTCGTTGAGTGTAAGTTTTGGCGTCGAGGCGGAAAAATACACCAAAATCATTCAGTCAGACACTGCCATCGAACAAGTGAATAGGCTAACGGTGTTCAGTAAGATCATATTAATGGCTGCGTTGGCGCTGGGTATCATTATTCTGATACTGAGTGACCGTTATCTGGTGAATTATCTGGTTAAGCCGATTGGCATGATGAAAAAGCATCTTGAGTTACTGACGGAGGGTAAACTAGGATTCGAGCTGGAAGCGTTCGGTCGCAACTGTGTCGGTCAACTGATCCCTTATATCAAGCAAATGCAGAATAGCCTGAGTAATACCGTTTCGGTTATTCGAGACAGCTCTTCCTCTATTTTTCAAGGGTCTAGTGAAATTCGGCTGGGGAATAACGATCTTTCTGCTCGCACTGAACAACAGGCAGCCGCGTTACAGGAAACCGCAGCCAGCATGGAGCAACTCAGTTCCACAGTGAAACTGAATTCGGAAAACGTTCACCAGGCCAGCAAGCTGGCGCACGAAGCTTCGGTCGTTGCAAAAAAAGGGGGAGAAATCACTGGTGAAGTGGTGGGAACCATGGACAGCATTACGGCCAGTTCACGCAAGATTGCCGATATCACCAGTGTTATCAACGGTATTGCATTTCAGACCAATATTCTGGCACTGAATGCGGCAGTAGAAGCGGCGCGTGCCGGGGAGCAGGGCCGTGGTTTTGCTGTTGTCGCCGGCGAGGTGCGTAATCTGGCCCAGCGTAGCGCCCAGGCAGCAAAAGAAATTGAAATTTTGATCGCGGAGTCAGTCTCTCGCGTGGATATCGGTTCCAACCAGGTGAAACAGGCGGGTGACGCGATGGAAACCATCATTACATCCATCAGCCATGTTAATGATCTGATTGGAGAAATTGCCTCCGCCTCTGATGAGCAGAGCCGCGGTATCAACCAGATTGGTCAGGCAGTCAATGAGATGGATGGTGTTACCCAGCAAAATGCGGCGCTGGTGCAGGAAGCGTCGTCAGCTGCGGAGTCTTTGGAAGAACAAGCCCGCCAATTGTCTGAAGCAGTAGCTGTGTTCCAACTGGGCAGCGATGAACGACGCCCTGGCGGGAAGATTACCCCCGCCGTTGCGCTAAAACGCCCGACACTTGCATCGACATCTGCATTGGCTATCGCAGGTCGTAAAGCGGGTGACAATAACTGGGAAACATTCTGATCCGCTAGCCAGAAACCCATTCTGCCGTAGCGTTAATTATCAATAATGTCAGGTAACCGCCATACCATATACTGTATGGCGGCGTATTGATAATGTGCCGACGATAGCGAAGAATCAGGGTAGCAAAAGAGCGCTTCCGGCATCGGAACGTCTGGCGTTATTGCCTGTCCACAAATCCAGTCGTTATGATCACTGTGAGAGATCCTGACGGTTTTCTCACAATTGGCGCACTTAACGTCGACAGCCTAAAATGGGACGGACGCTGAAAAGCGTTTGTTCCATTTTCGTTATTGATCAGCGGGTGATTGCAGCTATTTCATCAATCATGAGGAACAATCACTGGATAATCGTTATGCACTCAACTAGAGTGAAGTCGGCGTTTTATCCTGCTCTGCGCCAAAATAAGTTACACCTGCTGGAGAATAAATAATAATGGCATCACCGTTAACAAAAGAAGCTGTCTTGGTGCATGAAGCATTGATGGCGCGTGGGTTGGAAACCCCATTGCGTGGCGAAATGTTGGATCGGGATATCCGTAAACGTCGCATTGCGGAACATATGACGGAAATCATGAACCTGCTCAGTCTTGATCTGGAGGACGATAGCCTTGCCGAGACGCCAGATCGCATCGCCAAAATGTATGTGGATGAAATATTCGCTGGTCTGGATTACAGCAACTTCCCGAAAATTACCATTATCGAAAACAAGATGAAGGTGGATGAGATGGTCACGGTGCGTGATATCACGCTGACCAGTACCTGTGAGCACCATTTCGTTACTATCGATGGTAAAGCGACAGTCGCCTATATCCCCAAAGATGGCGTGATTGGATTGTCGAAAATTAACCGTATCGTACAATTCTTCTCGCAGCGCCCACAGGTGCAGGAACGGCTGACGCAACAGATTCTGATTGCGCTACAGGCTTTGTTGGGCACCAATAATGTGGCGGTATCCATTGATGCAGTACATTACTGTGTGAAAGCCCGTGGCATTCGTGATGCGACCAGTGCGACCACGACGACATCGCTGGGGGGATTATTCAAGTCCAGCCAGAATACTCGTCAGGAATTTTTACGCGCGGTGCGTCATCATAATTAACCGACAAATCGCCGTTTACGCTGTGCCTGCTGTGGTGGGCACGGTTTTAGTGCGTTTCCTTGCGTCATAACGCCTGCCGTTACACCTGTCTGAAGTACCCAACTTCATTTTATAGTGAGTAAAAGCGTAGGTTTTTGCCTTATCTGTCACTACAATTCACCGATAAACTTATCGCTTGCCGACGGCCATGTCACCACAATTAACGACA contains the following coding sequences:
- a CDS encoding KTSC domain-containing protein, with the protein product MQRKRVSSTELFSVGYDPETSTLEIEFLNGSLYQYKGVARMIYEELMSTSAKNRYYTRYVKNSFPYEKIQ
- the fghA gene encoding S-formylglutathione hydrolase, whose amino-acid sequence is MNVSLELLEEHRIFGGWQQRYRHASSALNCDMTFSIYLPPTSDDIPPPVLYWLSGLTCTDENFTIKAGAQRVASELGLVLVVPDSSPRGENVTDDDSYDLGQGASFYVNAIQPPWNTHYRMYDYICQELPALIQQHFNVSDHQSISGHSMGGHGALMLALRNPGRYRSASAFAPIVNPCRTPWGRKAFTAYLGSDEQLWQQYDSCALLANSTETLPILVDQGDCDQFLADQLQPARLDDVARQQGYPLTLRTQSGYDHSYYFIASFIEDHLRFHAKYLQ
- a CDS encoding S-(hydroxymethyl)glutathione dehydrogenase/class III alcohol dehydrogenase: MQMIKTRAAIAWGPNQPLSVEEVDLMPPQKGEVLVRIVASGVCHTDAYTLSGKDPEGVFPVILGHEGGGVVEAIGEGVISVAVGDHVIPLYTPECGECEFCRSGKTNLCQAIRATQGKGLMPDGTTRFFKDGNPIFHYMGTSTFAEHTVVAEISLAKISKEAPLEEVCLLGCGVTTGMGAVVNTAKVQPGDSVAIFGLGGIGLSAIIGARMAGAGRIIGIDVNTSKFDLARKLGATDLINPKDHDKPIQDVIIDLTEGGVDFSFECIGNVNVMRSALECCHKGWGESVIIGVAGAGEEISTRPFQLVTGRVWRGSAFGGVKGRSQLPGIVQRYLDGEFQLNDFITHTMKLEDINQAFELMHEGKSIRSVIHFD
- a CDS encoding LysR substrate-binding domain-containing protein, coding for MDLIQLRMFCLVAETSSVVRAAEQLHRVPSNLTTRLRQLEQELGEDLFIREKQRLRLSPLGHNFLCYAQRILALSDEAIAMTHTGKPAGNFALGALESLIVTPLPTLLASFHLQYPQVNLSLESGTGDELLDSVRTGLLATALVNGPVNDDALNGCAVFVEQLVLVTSLGNPTITHASQVRNRTLFSFSRGCGYRRRLEAWFRSQGIAHGNVVEVSSYSSMLACVAGGAGLAIVPRSVLGTLPVGNQVLPHELPVEMAEATTWLVWRREAFGPNVEALKKLIIEQFPH
- a CDS encoding methyl-accepting chemotaxis protein; the encoded protein is MNFLKNITIRAMMLVILGLFLLLWGGVSLFTFSTLSDMSSLLDFSQTQGKNYSVLVKGNDQYFRSVTRMLRSVDFLQIGDTDNAQKTLDAAGIAIKNTKDALEQFKVAPHEGIEQQTIDTMISVWSALLNSGIEPMYNALKSHRIDDFHQLFRQSYPSLSVSFGVEAEKYTKIIQSDTAIEQVNRLTVFSKIILMAALALGIIILILSDRYLVNYLVKPIGMMKKHLELLTEGKLGFELEAFGRNCVGQLIPYIKQMQNSLSNTVSVIRDSSSSIFQGSSEIRLGNNDLSARTEQQAAALQETAASMEQLSSTVKLNSENVHQASKLAHEASVVAKKGGEITGEVVGTMDSITASSRKIADITSVINGIAFQTNILALNAAVEAARAGEQGRGFAVVAGEVRNLAQRSAQAAKEIEILIAESVSRVDIGSNQVKQAGDAMETIITSISHVNDLIGEIASASDEQSRGINQIGQAVNEMDGVTQQNAALVQEASSAAESLEEQARQLSEAVAVFQLGSDERRPGGKITPAVALKRPTLASTSALAIAGRKAGDNNWETF
- the folE gene encoding GTP cyclohydrolase I FolE, whose protein sequence is MASPLTKEAVLVHEALMARGLETPLRGEMLDRDIRKRRIAEHMTEIMNLLSLDLEDDSLAETPDRIAKMYVDEIFAGLDYSNFPKITIIENKMKVDEMVTVRDITLTSTCEHHFVTIDGKATVAYIPKDGVIGLSKINRIVQFFSQRPQVQERLTQQILIALQALLGTNNVAVSIDAVHYCVKARGIRDATSATTTTSLGGLFKSSQNTRQEFLRAVRHHN